A genomic region of Lysinibacillus sp. 2017 contains the following coding sequences:
- the purQ gene encoding phosphoribosylformylglycinamidine synthase subunit PurQ has translation MKFAVLVFPGSNCDVDMYHAIKDELGEEVEYVWHTEDSLEGFDGALVPGGFSYGDYLRCGAMANQSNIMTALKEFAATGKPVLGVCNGFQILTEAGLLPGALLRNKNLKFMCRTVQLKVENNNTLFTNQYEAGQVINIPIAHGEGNYYCDEETLTILKANNQIAFTYEGENPNGSLEDIAGITNEQGNVLGMMPHPERAANEIVGGADGLKLFKSIVKQWREQHVNN, from the coding sequence ATGAAATTTGCAGTACTCGTTTTCCCAGGGTCTAACTGTGATGTCGACATGTATCATGCCATCAAAGACGAACTTGGTGAAGAAGTAGAATACGTTTGGCACACAGAGGATAGCTTAGAAGGTTTTGACGGCGCATTAGTACCAGGTGGTTTCTCTTATGGTGACTACTTACGCTGTGGTGCAATGGCCAACCAATCAAATATTATGACGGCTTTAAAAGAGTTTGCTGCTACAGGCAAACCCGTGTTAGGTGTTTGTAACGGGTTCCAAATTTTAACCGAAGCAGGTTTACTTCCAGGAGCGCTTCTGCGTAATAAAAACTTAAAATTTATGTGTCGTACAGTTCAGTTAAAAGTTGAAAACAATAACACATTATTTACAAACCAGTACGAAGCTGGCCAAGTAATTAATATTCCAATTGCTCATGGTGAAGGAAATTACTACTGTGATGAGGAGACACTTACAATATTAAAGGCGAATAATCAAATCGCATTTACATATGAAGGTGAAAATCCGAACGGTTCTTTAGAAGATATTGCTGGTATTACAAATGAGCAAGGAAATGTCCTAGGGATGATGCCTCACCCAGAGCGTGCAGCTAACGAAATCGTTGGTGGTGCAGACGGTCTTAAACTATTTAAATCAATCGTTAAGCAGTGGAGGGAACAACATGTCAACAACTAA
- the purS gene encoding phosphoribosylformylglycinamidine synthase subunit PurS, with the protein MKKVKIYVTLKESILDPQGSAVQGSLQKIGYGEVADVRIGKYLEVEIADTERDVETIVKEMCEKVLTNTVIEKYRYEIEEA; encoded by the coding sequence ATGAAGAAAGTTAAAATTTACGTAACATTAAAAGAGAGTATTTTAGATCCACAAGGTTCAGCAGTACAAGGTTCATTACAGAAAATCGGTTATGGTGAAGTAGCAGACGTACGTATCGGTAAATATTTAGAAGTAGAAATCGCTGATACAGAGCGTGATGTTGAGACAATCGTGAAAGAAATGTGTGAAAAAGTATTAACGAACACGGTGATTGAAAAGTACCGTTACGAAATCGAGGAGGCTTAA
- the purC gene encoding phosphoribosylaminoimidazolesuccinocarboxamide synthase, with product MNKGQLLYEGKAKRLYQTEDAEILFVEYKDSATAFNGEKKAEIAGKGNLNNQITTLIFERLQANGIASHFVKRLSDNEQLVRKVDIIPIEVVTRNIAAGSLAKRLGLEEGTPLKRTIVEFYYKDDALGDPMITTEHIDVLDIATAKEVQDLYDLALQVNEVLRPIFAEVGVTLVDFKLEFGRDNEGNVLLADEISPDTCRLWDAKTNQKLDKDVFRRDLGNLTEVYEIILHKLGGK from the coding sequence ATGAACAAAGGTCAACTTTTGTATGAGGGAAAAGCGAAACGACTCTATCAAACAGAGGATGCAGAAATTCTGTTTGTAGAATATAAAGACAGTGCAACAGCATTTAACGGAGAGAAAAAAGCCGAAATTGCTGGTAAAGGAAATTTAAATAACCAAATTACGACGTTAATTTTCGAAAGATTGCAAGCAAACGGAATTGCGTCACATTTCGTGAAACGCCTTTCTGATAATGAGCAGCTTGTACGAAAAGTTGACATTATACCAATCGAAGTTGTAACACGTAATATCGCTGCAGGAAGCCTGGCAAAACGCTTAGGCTTAGAAGAAGGTACACCACTTAAACGCACAATCGTTGAATTTTATTATAAAGACGATGCGCTAGGTGACCCAATGATTACTACTGAGCATATTGATGTGTTAGATATCGCCACAGCTAAAGAAGTACAAGATTTGTATGACTTGGCATTACAGGTAAATGAAGTGCTACGTCCAATCTTTGCTGAAGTTGGCGTAACGCTAGTTGATTTTAAATTGGAATTTGGTCGTGACAATGAAGGAAATGTGCTCCTTGCAGATGAAATTTCCCCTGATACTTGTCGTCTATGGGACGCTAAGACAAACCAAAAGCTTGATAAAGATGTATTCCGCCGTGATCTAGGCAATTTAACTGAAGTGTACGAAATTATTTTACACAAACTTGGAGGCAAATAA
- the purB gene encoding adenylosuccinate lyase gives MIERYTRPEMGAIWTEENKYRAWLEVEILACEAWAEIGEIPKEDVAKLRANADFDINRIYEIEKETRHDVVAFTRAVSETPALGEERKWVHYGLTSTDVVDTALSYLIKQANDILRKDLTKFLAIIAERAKEHKNTVCMGRTHGVHAEPTTFGLKLALWHEEMKRNIERFEAAATVIETGKMSGAVGTYANIDPRVEAYVCEHLGLAAAPISTQTLQRDRHAQYFSTLALIATSIEKFATEVRGLQKSETREVEEGFAKGQKGSSAMPHKRNPIGSENMVGMARLMRGYMLTAYENVALWHERDISHSSAERVIIPDATITLNYMLNRFGRIIENLSVFPENMKRNMERTFGLIYSQRILLALIDKGLVREEAYDTVQPLTARSWDEQIQFRPLVEASEKITSYLSPEEINDCFDYNYHLQNVDFIFERLGLN, from the coding sequence ATGATTGAACGCTATACTCGTCCTGAAATGGGTGCCATTTGGACAGAAGAAAATAAATACCGTGCTTGGCTTGAAGTAGAGATTTTAGCTTGTGAAGCATGGGCTGAAATTGGTGAAATTCCAAAAGAAGATGTCGCTAAATTACGCGCGAATGCAGATTTTGATATTAATCGTATTTATGAAATTGAAAAAGAAACACGTCATGACGTGGTAGCATTCACACGTGCAGTGTCAGAAACACCAGCACTTGGTGAAGAACGTAAATGGGTACATTATGGCTTAACTTCAACAGACGTTGTTGATACAGCCCTTTCTTACTTAATCAAGCAAGCGAATGATATTTTACGCAAAGACTTAACGAAGTTTTTAGCGATCATTGCAGAAAGAGCTAAAGAGCACAAAAATACAGTTTGTATGGGGCGTACGCATGGTGTTCATGCAGAACCAACAACATTTGGTTTAAAGCTTGCATTATGGCACGAAGAAATGAAGCGTAACATTGAACGTTTCGAAGCCGCTGCAACAGTAATTGAAACAGGTAAAATGAGTGGTGCTGTTGGTACGTATGCCAATATCGATCCACGTGTAGAAGCTTATGTATGTGAACACCTTGGTTTAGCTGCTGCACCGATTTCAACACAAACATTGCAACGTGACCGTCATGCACAATACTTCTCAACGTTAGCATTAATCGCAACTTCTATTGAAAAGTTTGCAACAGAAGTGCGAGGCTTACAAAAGTCAGAAACGCGTGAAGTAGAAGAAGGCTTTGCAAAAGGTCAAAAAGGTTCATCTGCAATGCCGCATAAACGTAATCCAATTGGCTCTGAAAATATGGTAGGTATGGCAAGACTCATGCGCGGCTATATGTTAACCGCTTATGAAAACGTGGCATTATGGCATGAACGTGATATTTCACATTCATCAGCAGAACGCGTTATTATTCCTGATGCAACGATTACTCTGAATTACATGTTAAATCGTTTCGGTCGAATTATTGAAAACTTATCTGTATTCCCTGAAAATATGAAACGCAATATGGAGCGTACTTTTGGACTTATTTATTCGCAACGCATCCTACTTGCCCTTATTGATAAAGGGCTAGTTCGTGAAGAGGCATACGATACGGTTCAACCATTAACAGCACGTTCATGGGATGAGCAAATTCAGTTCCGTCCTTTAGTAGAAGCAAGTGAAAAAATTACTTCTTACCTTTCACCAGAAGAAATTAACGATTGCTTCGATTACAATTACCATCTTCAAAACGTCGATTTCATCTTTGAACGTTTAGGCCTTAACTAA
- the purK gene encoding 5-(carboxyamino)imidazole ribonucleotide synthase, whose translation MTKMIYPGQTIGIIGGGQLGRMMAVAAKEAGYKIAVLEPTMDSPCGQVADIRIVAPYDDEAALEELAEVSDVITYEFENIDYEGLKRLTQIAYVPQGAELVRITQNRVTEKAMIVEAGCPVAPYIVADTYEQLIEDVKEIGFPCIVKTARGGYDGKGQQLLKGEEDFLLAKGLFEHSQCIVEGFVPFTKEISVIVQRNGHGETYCLPVGENIHVNHILHETIVPARIESATAALAEEAAMKVADHLQLIGTLAVEMFVLEDDSIVINECAPRPHNSGHYSIEACNISQFTQHIRAVCGWPLRKPKLWAPSIMVNVLGQHVVSLTNSISKYPDWSVHLYGKSEAKVNRKMGHVTMMTDDLSTTLNQIENSGIWSEQKERK comes from the coding sequence GTGACGAAAATGATTTATCCTGGGCAAACAATTGGAATTATTGGTGGTGGGCAACTAGGTCGTATGATGGCCGTTGCTGCTAAAGAAGCGGGCTATAAAATTGCAGTGTTAGAGCCAACAATGGATTCACCTTGTGGACAAGTCGCAGATATACGTATTGTTGCACCTTATGACGATGAGGCGGCATTGGAAGAATTAGCAGAAGTAAGTGATGTTATAACTTATGAATTTGAAAATATAGATTATGAGGGCTTAAAACGTCTTACTCAAATCGCCTATGTCCCACAAGGCGCAGAACTTGTACGTATTACACAAAATCGTGTAACAGAAAAAGCAATGATTGTTGAAGCAGGTTGTCCAGTAGCGCCGTATATTGTGGCAGATACATATGAACAGCTTATAGAAGATGTGAAAGAAATTGGTTTCCCGTGCATCGTGAAAACGGCCCGTGGTGGATACGATGGTAAGGGTCAGCAATTACTAAAAGGCGAAGAGGACTTCTTACTGGCAAAAGGTTTATTTGAACATTCACAATGTATCGTAGAAGGTTTTGTTCCATTTACGAAAGAAATTTCAGTCATCGTTCAGCGTAATGGACATGGTGAAACATATTGCTTACCCGTGGGAGAGAATATTCATGTAAATCACATTTTACATGAAACGATTGTTCCTGCTCGTATCGAAAGTGCTACAGCAGCATTAGCAGAAGAGGCGGCAATGAAAGTTGCAGACCATTTACAGCTTATCGGCACGCTAGCAGTTGAAATGTTCGTTTTAGAAGATGATAGCATTGTTATAAACGAATGTGCACCACGACCACATAACTCGGGTCATTACTCGATTGAGGCGTGCAATATTTCACAGTTTACGCAGCATATTCGTGCAGTATGTGGGTGGCCATTACGTAAACCTAAGCTATGGGCGCCATCTATCATGGTCAATGTGCTTGGTCAGCATGTCGTATCACTAACAAATTCTATTTCTAAATATCCTGATTGGTCTGTTCACCTATATGGCAAATCAGAAGCAAAAGTAAATCGTAAAATGGGTCATGTCACAATGATGACCGACGATTTATCAACAACATTAAATCAAATAGAAAATTCTGGCATTTGGTCAGAGCAAAAGGAGCGCAAATAG